In Magnetospirillum sp. XM-1, a single window of DNA contains:
- a CDS encoding YdcF family protein — translation MSATPVDSPFDAAIVLGAMVRPDGSPSPAMARRVARGVRLIEEGRAVHLLMSGGAVRHPVPEAHVMRDLALRAGIPAERLHVEDVSVNTIGNALLSRALVETRGWRRLAVVTDACHMARSLYVFHRLGLPVSPAPAWPETRPGREWYAAWLREAFAMPWTIARVEKLLFSRCIPKPLV, via the coding sequence ATGTCCGCCACTCCTGTCGATAGCCCTTTCGACGCCGCCATCGTCCTGGGCGCCATGGTGCGGCCCGACGGCAGCCCCAGCCCGGCCATGGCGCGGCGGGTGGCGCGGGGCGTCCGGCTGATCGAGGAGGGCCGGGCCGTCCATCTCCTGATGAGCGGCGGCGCGGTTCGCCACCCGGTGCCCGAGGCCCATGTGATGCGCGACCTCGCCCTTCGGGCCGGCATCCCGGCCGAGCGGCTGCATGTGGAGGACGTTTCCGTCAACACCATCGGCAACGCCCTGCTGTCGCGCGCCCTGGTGGAGACGCGGGGCTGGAGGCGTCTGGCCGTGGTGACCGACGCCTGCCACATGGCCCGCTCGCTCTACGTCTTCCATCGCCTCGGCCTGCCGGTCAGCCCCGCTCCCGCCTGGCCCGAGACCAGGCCGGGACGGGAGTGGTACGCGGCCTGGCTGCGCGAGGCTTTCGCCATGCCCTGGACAATCGCCAGGGTTGAGAAACTACTTTTTTCCCGTTGCATACCAAAGCCACTTGTATAG
- a CDS encoding bifunctional 2-polyprenyl-6-hydroxyphenol methylase/3-demethylubiquinol 3-O-methyltransferase UbiG has product MDKRRNTDVIVETLGLEGKRVIDVGCGDGALARLMARFGAHVLGVECSPRQLAKARAAAKVADEEIVEGVGQALPADDESADAVVFFNSLHHIPIAFQAKALAEAARVLKPGGEVYVSEPLPWGAFFEAVQPIDDETWVRGAALASVKGAWVHGLEEESEFTYLHPMVLKDYDAFRDKIVSANTEREAKFVELDAEMRERFARLAKPAEDGGFAFEQPMRVNLLRKE; this is encoded by the coding sequence ATGGACAAGCGCCGCAACACCGACGTCATCGTGGAGACCCTGGGGCTGGAAGGCAAGCGGGTCATCGACGTGGGCTGCGGCGATGGGGCGCTGGCGCGCCTGATGGCCCGGTTTGGCGCCCATGTGCTGGGGGTGGAGTGCAGCCCGCGCCAGTTGGCCAAGGCCCGCGCCGCCGCCAAAGTGGCCGACGAGGAGATCGTCGAGGGCGTGGGCCAGGCGCTGCCCGCCGACGACGAAAGCGCCGACGCCGTGGTGTTCTTCAACTCGCTGCATCACATTCCCATCGCCTTCCAGGCCAAGGCCCTGGCCGAGGCGGCCCGGGTGCTCAAGCCCGGCGGCGAGGTCTATGTCTCGGAACCGCTGCCCTGGGGCGCCTTCTTCGAGGCGGTGCAGCCCATCGACGACGAGACCTGGGTGAGGGGGGCGGCGCTGGCCTCGGTCAAGGGCGCCTGGGTCCATGGGCTGGAGGAGGAGAGCGAGTTCACCTACCTGCATCCCATGGTGCTCAAGGATTACGACGCCTTCCGCGACAAGATCGTCTCGGCCAACACCGAGCGCGAGGCCAAGTTCGTCGAACTGGACGCCGAGATGCGCGAACGCTTCGCCCGCCTGGCCAAGCCGGCCGAGGACGGCGGCTTCGCCTTCGAACAGCCCATGCGCGTCAACCTGCTGCGCAAGGAATAG
- the bcrB gene encoding benzoyl-CoA reductase subunit B, with translation MSKPEAVKEPSMEMQKAMIARNYDAITSKHETGRKVSSTFVPGNLNELLMCFDIVNNLPEINAIQAGMRKASGGYIMEAEKSGHSEDVCTYVKADIGQMSKGNIAPNGKPYPNPDVLMLSYTGCYTFMKWFELLREEYKCPTLMLHVPYEGDGHSTKNMRDYIVKQLKEVVIPGLEQVSGVKFDIDRLRQYLRNSAKAEDNLVWCLEQGKKKPSPIDAYFGGVYYIGPIFTAFRGTEDAVTYYEMLRKEVQNRVDNAQGPLTPEGTYFNDQKYRLIVEGPPNWTNFREFWKMFYDEGAIVVASSYTKVGGLYDQGFRHDPDNPLESLADYCLGCYTNLNLPTRVDLLAKYVEEYEADGLLINSIKSCNSFSAGQLMIMKEVERRTGRPGAFIETDLVDPRYFSAANVKNRLESYFQMIEQKRRGGGSKTVAA, from the coding sequence ATGAGCAAGCCTGAAGCCGTCAAAGAGCCGTCGATGGAAATGCAGAAGGCGATGATCGCTCGTAACTACGACGCGATCACGTCCAAGCACGAGACCGGCCGCAAAGTGTCCTCCACCTTCGTTCCGGGCAACCTGAACGAACTGCTGATGTGTTTCGACATCGTCAACAACCTTCCCGAGATCAACGCCATCCAGGCCGGCATGCGCAAGGCCTCGGGCGGCTACATCATGGAAGCCGAGAAGTCGGGCCATTCCGAAGACGTCTGCACCTACGTGAAGGCGGATATCGGCCAGATGTCCAAGGGCAACATCGCCCCCAACGGCAAGCCCTATCCGAACCCGGACGTGCTGATGCTCAGCTACACCGGCTGCTACACCTTCATGAAGTGGTTCGAGCTGCTGCGTGAAGAGTACAAGTGCCCGACCCTGATGCTGCACGTCCCCTACGAGGGCGACGGCCACTCCACCAAGAACATGCGCGACTACATCGTCAAGCAGCTCAAGGAAGTGGTCATTCCGGGCCTGGAGCAGGTCTCGGGCGTCAAGTTCGACATCGACCGCCTGCGCCAGTACCTGCGCAACTCGGCCAAGGCCGAGGACAACCTGGTGTGGTGCCTGGAGCAGGGCAAGAAGAAGCCCTCGCCCATCGACGCCTATTTCGGCGGCGTGTACTACATCGGCCCGATCTTCACCGCCTTCCGCGGCACCGAGGACGCTGTCACCTATTACGAGATGCTGCGCAAGGAAGTGCAGAATCGCGTCGACAACGCCCAGGGCCCGCTGACCCCCGAGGGCACCTACTTCAACGACCAGAAGTATCGTCTGATCGTCGAGGGCCCGCCCAACTGGACCAACTTCCGTGAGTTCTGGAAGATGTTCTACGACGAGGGCGCGATCGTGGTCGCCTCCTCCTACACCAAGGTGGGCGGTCTGTACGACCAGGGCTTCCGTCACGATCCCGACAACCCCCTGGAATCGCTGGCCGATTACTGCCTGGGTTGCTACACCAACCTCAACCTGCCGACCCGCGTCGACCTGCTGGCCAAGTATGTCGAGGAATACGAGGCCGACGGCCTGCTGATCAACTCGATCAAGAGCTGCAACAGCTTCTCGGCCGGCCAGCTGATGATCATGAAGGAAGTCGAGCGCCGCACCGGTCGCCCGGGCGCCTTCATCGAAACCGACCTGGTCGATCCGCGCTACTTCTCGGCGGCCAACGTCAAGAACCGCCTGGAAAGCTACTTCCAGATGATCGAGCAGAAGCGCCGCGGCGGCGGCTCCAAGACCGTGGCCGCGTAA
- the bcrD gene encoding benzoyl-CoA reductase subunit D: MSELITTGVDIGSGCIKTVVFKVNGDKVEWLGKETARIRNRDPFQLTNEAYDHMLKTAGLGRKDVSYVASTGDAENLSFATGHFYSMTTHGRGGLYLNPEARAVLDIGALNGRAIRMDGVGKVLSYKMTSQCASGSGQFLENIARYLGIAQDEIGSLSQKADDPEKVSSICAVLAETDVINMVSRGISASNILKGIHVSMAVRLAKLLKSIGAVDGIVQVTGGLALDTGLVAALNEAAEQEKVNLKAVSHPDSIYAGAIGAALWGAFRHEKLARLGQAA; the protein is encoded by the coding sequence ATGTCTGAACTTATCACTACCGGTGTTGACATCGGTTCGGGCTGCATCAAGACCGTCGTCTTCAAGGTCAATGGCGACAAGGTGGAGTGGCTGGGCAAGGAAACCGCGCGTATCCGTAACCGCGACCCCTTCCAGCTGACCAACGAGGCCTATGACCACATGCTGAAGACGGCCGGCCTCGGCCGTAAGGACGTCTCCTATGTGGCCTCCACCGGCGACGCCGAGAATCTCAGCTTCGCCACCGGCCACTTCTACTCCATGACCACCCACGGTCGTGGCGGCCTGTACCTCAACCCGGAAGCCCGCGCGGTGCTCGACATCGGTGCGCTGAACGGCCGAGCCATCCGCATGGACGGCGTGGGCAAGGTGCTGTCCTACAAGATGACCAGCCAGTGCGCTTCCGGGTCGGGCCAGTTCCTCGAGAACATCGCCCGCTACCTCGGCATCGCCCAGGACGAGATCGGCTCGCTGTCGCAGAAGGCCGACGACCCCGAGAAGGTGTCGTCCATCTGCGCCGTGCTGGCTGAAACCGACGTCATCAACATGGTGTCGCGCGGCATCTCGGCCTCGAACATCCTCAAGGGCATTCACGTGTCCATGGCGGTGCGTCTGGCCAAGCTGCTGAAGTCCATCGGCGCCGTGGACGGCATCGTCCAGGTTACCGGCGGTCTGGCGCTCGACACCGGCCTGGTCGCCGCCCTGAACGAGGCGGCCGAGCAGGAGAAGGTCAACCTCAAGGCCGTGTCCCATCCGGACTCGATCTATGCCGGCGCCATTGGCGCCGCGCTGTGGGGCGCCTTCCGTCACGAAAAGCTGGCCCGCCTGGGTCAAGCGGCGTAA
- a CDS encoding tetratricopeptide repeat protein, translating to MFQRAVQAFQNGNMDLSAAECQRMLSIDRRNTAAMHILGSVAFRQGDHERAVELLGKVVKQDPGRIQAVITLGEAQLALSRFSLAAINFRKAVAARPDDWGQHYNLGLALRGLGQLDEAATVFEKCRDMAEAEATAPAPWNALGDVYRAQGRLDEARACFEQALRISPNFSMAQNNLGLTLNALGRIAEAISMLEKAIAMNPQDPELHYNLGCSLQDDGQTLPAIAAHRQAIALRPDYAAAHWNLSHSLLRAGEFAEGWREYEWRWQTVQTADTYSQPAWTGDAAAGRTLLIWEEQGLGDTIQFIRFAPLLAKQGWKVVVVVQKPLKRLLDGLPGVEIVARGEALPHFDVHAPMLSLPRLLGVTADAVPAPAPYLAADSARIALWAERLGSREGMRVGLVWQGNPTAKVDKGRSIPLACLAPLAAIPGVRLISLQKNEGVEQLDCLPAGMTVETLGADFDAGPGAFLDSAAVMMNLDLVVTSDTAIAHLAGALGRPVWVLLQAVPDWRWLDGRADCPWYSNMRLFHQEAAGDWDGLAARVAAELSRFK from the coding sequence ATGTTTCAGCGGGCGGTCCAAGCCTTTCAGAACGGCAACATGGATCTGTCCGCCGCCGAGTGCCAGCGCATGCTCTCCATCGACCGCCGCAACACGGCGGCCATGCATATCCTGGGATCGGTGGCCTTTCGCCAGGGTGACCATGAGCGGGCCGTGGAATTGCTGGGCAAGGTGGTCAAGCAGGACCCCGGACGCATCCAGGCGGTGATCACCTTGGGCGAGGCGCAGCTGGCGCTGTCGCGCTTCTCCCTGGCCGCCATCAATTTCAGGAAGGCGGTGGCGGCCCGGCCCGATGACTGGGGCCAGCACTATAATCTCGGCCTGGCGCTCAGGGGGCTCGGACAACTGGACGAAGCCGCGACGGTGTTCGAGAAATGCCGGGACATGGCCGAAGCGGAGGCAACCGCGCCGGCGCCGTGGAACGCCCTGGGGGACGTCTACCGCGCCCAGGGGCGGCTGGACGAGGCGCGGGCCTGCTTCGAGCAGGCGCTGAGGATCTCGCCGAATTTTTCCATGGCGCAGAACAACCTGGGCCTCACCCTGAATGCCCTGGGCCGGATCGCCGAGGCCATCTCCATGCTGGAGAAGGCCATAGCCATGAATCCCCAAGACCCGGAACTGCACTACAACCTGGGTTGTTCTCTCCAGGATGATGGGCAGACCCTGCCGGCGATCGCGGCCCATCGCCAGGCCATCGCGCTTCGCCCCGATTACGCCGCCGCCCATTGGAACCTGTCCCACTCGCTGCTGCGGGCCGGGGAGTTCGCCGAGGGCTGGCGCGAATATGAATGGCGCTGGCAGACGGTCCAGACCGCCGACACCTATTCCCAGCCCGCCTGGACCGGAGACGCGGCGGCGGGACGGACCCTCCTGATCTGGGAGGAGCAGGGCCTGGGCGACACCATCCAGTTCATCCGCTTCGCGCCGCTGCTGGCGAAGCAGGGGTGGAAGGTGGTCGTGGTGGTGCAAAAGCCGCTGAAGCGGCTGCTGGACGGCCTACCCGGCGTCGAGATCGTGGCGCGGGGCGAAGCCCTCCCGCACTTCGACGTCCATGCCCCGATGCTGAGCCTGCCGCGCCTGCTGGGCGTCACCGCCGATGCCGTTCCGGCCCCGGCACCCTACTTGGCGGCCGATTCCGCCAGGATCGCCCTTTGGGCCGAGCGCCTCGGCTCACGGGAGGGAATGCGGGTCGGCCTCGTCTGGCAGGGCAATCCCACCGCCAAGGTGGACAAGGGCCGTTCGATCCCTCTGGCTTGCCTGGCTCCGTTGGCCGCGATTCCCGGCGTTCGGCTGATCAGCCTGCAGAAGAACGAGGGGGTGGAGCAGTTGGACTGCCTGCCGGCCGGCATGACGGTCGAGACCCTGGGGGCGGATTTCGACGCCGGTCCCGGAGCCTTTCTCGACAGCGCCGCGGTGATGATGAACCTGGATCTGGTCGTCACCTCGGATACGGCCATCGCCCATCTGGCCGGCGCGCTGGGCCGCCCGGTCTGGGTCCTGCTTCAGGCGGTTCCCGACTGGCGCTGGCTGGACGGCCGGGCCGATTGCCCCTGGTATTCCAACATGCGCCTGTTCCACCAGGAGGCGGCGGGAGACTGGGACGGGCTGGCGGCGCGGGTGGCCGCAGAGTTGTCCCGCTTCAAATGA
- a CDS encoding PepSY domain-containing protein has protein sequence MLTKTSLIAAAIATLALGSVAQAKDKPAGDALPPAVILNQMVADGHDLRALDRENGRYLATVRAPSGQLATFSVNARTGELLPEPARLDSATTPEVGANAVKAMLAAAEQGHWNLSELEWKKDSYVVEARDDGGAKAHFQVDPATGTVTKAIHR, from the coding sequence ATGTTGACCAAGACCTCCCTGATCGCCGCCGCCATCGCCACCCTCGCCCTGGGCTCGGTCGCCCAGGCCAAGGACAAGCCGGCCGGCGATGCCCTGCCCCCCGCCGTGATCCTCAACCAGATGGTGGCCGACGGCCATGACCTGCGGGCCCTCGACCGCGAGAACGGCCGCTATCTCGCCACCGTGCGGGCGCCGTCGGGCCAGTTGGCCACCTTCTCGGTGAACGCCCGGACCGGCGAACTGCTGCCCGAACCCGCCCGCCTCGACAGCGCCACCACGCCGGAAGTCGGCGCCAACGCGGTCAAGGCCATGCTGGCCGCCGCCGAGCAGGGCCACTGGAACCTGTCGGAACTGGAATGGAAGAAGGACAGCTACGTGGTCGAGGCCCGCGACGACGGCGGCGCCAAGGCCCACTTCCAGGTCGATCCGGCCACCGGAACGGTGACCAAGGCCATCCACCGCTAA
- the bcrA gene encoding benzoyl-CoA reductase subunit A, translated as MRCFIGIDLGSTTTKAVVMDENLQVMGRGITNSRSNYDTAAAVSKQEALIDTRLTLFRRALSNVSEVSGKVDDILTDLERNFRHVQFLEQLDDLEQTCVANIKGPRFAGREKVVIEALEGTFSRLRTSSAAQYAPGVKRKSDFFRDLAGAEFMSHGEAVCKEAGLGFDLILNVYDKSIIEVENRPPAGDMEGKFIRALEKGSITGNHIIKPVQDVLAIPLEETYVVGTGYGRVRLPFPKEHIRSEILCHGLGAHMMYPDTRTVLDIGGQDTKGIQVDPVGIVENFQMNDRCAAGCGRYLGYIADEMNMGLHELGPLAMKSNKQVRINSTCTVFAGAELRDRLALGEKREDILAGLHRAIILRAMSILSRAGGVKDQFTFTGGVAKNEAAVRELRKLIKENYGDVTINIDPDSIYTGALGGATFAVRAVVN; from the coding sequence ATGCGTTGTTTCATCGGCATTGACCTGGGTTCCACCACCACCAAGGCGGTGGTCATGGACGAAAACCTGCAGGTCATGGGACGCGGCATCACCAATTCGCGTTCCAACTACGACACCGCGGCCGCCGTTTCCAAGCAGGAAGCGCTGATCGACACCCGTCTCACCCTGTTCCGCCGCGCTCTGTCGAACGTGTCGGAAGTGTCGGGCAAGGTCGACGACATCCTGACGGATCTGGAGCGCAACTTCCGTCACGTCCAGTTCCTCGAGCAGCTCGATGACCTGGAGCAGACCTGCGTCGCCAACATCAAGGGCCCGCGCTTCGCCGGCCGCGAGAAGGTGGTGATCGAGGCCCTGGAAGGCACCTTCTCGCGCCTGCGGACCAGCTCGGCCGCCCAGTACGCCCCCGGCGTCAAGCGCAAGTCGGACTTCTTCCGCGATCTGGCCGGCGCCGAGTTCATGAGCCACGGCGAAGCGGTGTGCAAGGAGGCCGGTCTCGGCTTCGACCTGATCCTCAACGTCTATGACAAGTCGATCATCGAAGTGGAAAACCGTCCGCCGGCCGGCGACATGGAAGGCAAGTTCATCCGCGCCCTGGAGAAGGGCTCGATCACCGGCAACCACATCATCAAGCCGGTGCAGGACGTGCTCGCCATTCCGCTGGAGGAGACCTACGTGGTCGGCACCGGCTACGGCCGCGTCCGCCTGCCCTTCCCCAAGGAGCACATCCGCTCCGAGATCCTGTGCCACGGCCTGGGCGCCCACATGATGTACCCCGACACCCGCACGGTGCTCGACATCGGCGGCCAGGACACCAAGGGCATCCAGGTGGATCCCGTCGGCATCGTCGAGAACTTCCAGATGAACGACCGTTGCGCCGCGGGCTGCGGCCGTTATCTGGGCTACATCGCCGACGAAATGAACATGGGCCTGCACGAACTCGGGCCGCTGGCCATGAAGTCGAACAAGCAGGTGCGCATCAACTCCACCTGCACCGTGTTCGCGGGTGCCGAGCTGCGTGACCGTCTGGCTCTGGGCGAAAAGCGCGAGGACATCCTGGCCGGTCTGCACCGCGCCATCATCCTGCGCGCCATGTCGATCCTGTCGCGCGCCGGCGGCGTCAAGGACCAGTTCACCTTCACCGGTGGCGTCGCCAAGAACGAGGCGGCGGTGCGCGAGCTGCGCAAGCTGATCAAGGAAAACTACGGCGACGTGACCATCAACATCGACCCGGACTCGATCTACACCGGCGCTCTCGGCGGAGCCACCTTCGCCGTCCGCGCGGTCGTCAACTAA
- a CDS encoding methyl-accepting chemotaxis protein: MNRLTIRARIAILTGASITAMIALAAVMFWAVATLDELDRHAKAFGAVANLGKELRIASLEARRNEKDLLLRRDAKYAEQAAKASDAVVALAADLEKRQEAAPVAGLAQAVRTGMAAYRKQLDELAANLTIAGMNERSGLQGQLRQAVHKVESALEAQGQSELMRHMLMLRRHEKDYLLRGQPELQAKLEAEHKVFLDVLQRSGVPAAQKAELKDLIDAYLADAVKLIGADQIVRKDIAELSAIYSAFSPNFDKIVEFADREGVRVAEEDDAIHRRVIGVAMGLSLTAGMVFVVLAFFVGRSIVRPVRGITGVMSSLSGGDRTVSVPYTDGADEIADMARSVQVFKDGLIRAEQLEAQSKAEQEREVARGRKRELLTNDFDVMIRRVMSKVDSAVQSVHSTSTSLHAAAEQTSRQSAAVAAAAEEATANIQTVASAAEELGASTHEISRRVQDTTRITQEAVDGVQTADATVEGLSTAAQKIGEIVSLINDIAAQTNLLALNATIEAARAGEAGKGFAVVANEVKHLATQTAKATSEIAEQIGGIQSSTQNAVSAIKTVGAAIARVDEVVSSIAAAVEEQNAATQEIVRNVQEAANGNQEVTSNIAEVSSAAQMTGEMASNMYKVAEALEESGDSLGRHVETFLGNVKTV, encoded by the coding sequence ATGAACAGACTGACCATCCGCGCCCGCATCGCCATCCTGACCGGTGCGTCCATCACGGCGATGATCGCCCTGGCGGCCGTGATGTTCTGGGCCGTCGCCACTCTTGACGAGCTGGATCGCCACGCCAAGGCCTTCGGGGCGGTCGCCAACCTCGGCAAGGAACTGCGCATCGCCAGCCTTGAAGCCAGGAGGAACGAGAAGGACCTTCTGCTGCGCCGTGACGCCAAATACGCGGAGCAGGCGGCCAAGGCCTCCGACGCGGTCGTCGCCTTGGCCGCCGACCTTGAAAAGCGCCAGGAAGCCGCCCCGGTGGCCGGTCTGGCCCAGGCCGTCCGGACCGGCATGGCCGCCTATCGCAAGCAGTTGGACGAACTGGCCGCCAACCTGACCATCGCCGGCATGAACGAGCGATCCGGGCTGCAGGGCCAACTGCGCCAGGCGGTCCACAAGGTGGAAAGCGCCCTCGAAGCCCAGGGGCAATCCGAGCTCATGCGGCACATGCTGATGCTGCGCCGGCACGAGAAGGACTACCTGCTGCGCGGCCAACCCGAGCTGCAGGCGAAGCTTGAAGCGGAACACAAGGTCTTCCTGGACGTCCTTCAGCGCTCCGGCGTGCCCGCCGCCCAGAAAGCCGAACTGAAGGACCTGATCGACGCCTATCTCGCCGACGCGGTCAAATTGATCGGGGCGGACCAGATCGTGCGCAAGGACATCGCCGAACTCAGCGCCATCTATTCCGCCTTTTCCCCCAACTTCGACAAGATCGTCGAGTTCGCCGACCGCGAGGGAGTCCGCGTCGCAGAGGAAGATGACGCCATCCACCGCCGGGTGATCGGCGTGGCCATGGGACTGAGCCTGACGGCGGGAATGGTGTTCGTCGTCCTGGCCTTCTTCGTAGGCCGTTCCATCGTCCGGCCGGTTCGCGGCATCACGGGGGTCATGAGCTCGCTGTCTGGCGGCGACCGGACGGTCAGCGTCCCCTATACCGATGGCGCCGACGAGATCGCCGACATGGCCCGTTCGGTGCAGGTGTTCAAGGATGGGCTGATTCGCGCGGAACAGCTGGAAGCCCAGTCCAAGGCCGAGCAGGAGCGCGAAGTGGCCCGCGGCCGCAAGCGCGAGCTGCTCACCAATGATTTCGACGTGATGATCCGCCGGGTGATGTCCAAGGTGGACAGTGCGGTGCAGAGCGTCCACTCCACCTCCACCAGCCTGCACGCCGCCGCCGAGCAGACCTCGCGCCAGAGCGCCGCCGTCGCGGCGGCCGCCGAGGAGGCCACCGCCAACATCCAGACCGTGGCCTCGGCGGCCGAGGAACTGGGCGCCTCCACCCACGAGATCAGCCGCCGGGTCCAGGACACCACCCGCATCACCCAGGAAGCCGTGGACGGGGTGCAGACCGCCGACGCCACCGTGGAGGGCCTGTCCACCGCCGCCCAGAAGATCGGCGAGATCGTCAGCCTGATCAACGACATCGCGGCCCAGACCAACCTGCTGGCCTTGAACGCCACCATCGAGGCGGCGCGCGCCGGCGAGGCGGGCAAGGGCTTCGCCGTCGTCGCCAACGAAGTGAAGCACCTGGCCACCCAGACCGCCAAGGCCACCAGCGAGATCGCCGAGCAGATCGGCGGCATTCAGTCTTCCACCCAGAACGCCGTCAGCGCCATCAAGACGGTGGGCGCCGCCATCGCCCGGGTGGACGAGGTGGTGTCCTCCATCGCCGCTGCGGTGGAAGAGCAGAACGCCGCCACCCAGGAGATCGTGCGCAACGTCCAGGAAGCCGCCAACGGCAACCAGGAGGTCACCAGCAACATCGCCGAGGTCTCCTCGGCCGCCCAGATGACCGGCGAGATGGCGTCGAACATGTACAAGGTGGCCGAAGCCCTGGAGGAATCCGGCGACAGCCTGGGCCGGCACGTGGAAACCTTCCTGGGCAACGTCAAGACCGTCTAG
- a CDS encoding CaiB/BaiF CoA-transferase family protein, producing the protein MAQPKRPLDGIRVLDVATFIAAPYAAAILGEFGAEVIKVEQPQGGDTFRRFGSITERDGDSLMWLSEARNKDSVTLDLRKPEGRELFLKLVAKTDVIAENFRPGTLEKWGLGWDELRRVNPGLILLRISGYGQTGPYKDRPGFARIAHAFGGLSYLAGMPGDVPVTPGSTSLADYMSGLYGAIGVLLALRHKDATGEGQVIDLALYESVFRALDEIAPAYAMFGKVREREGAGTVNACPHGHFRCGDGKWVALACTTDRMFARLCEAMERPELADAAKWGLLRHRLAERTDVDALVGHWTATRPRETVMELCLEFEVPAAPLNTIADIFEDPQFQARGNLQNVADSVLGSVVVPGVVPKLSATPGRVETLGPRLGEGNGRVYGGLLGLSETEIAALKGKGVI; encoded by the coding sequence ATGGCCCAGCCCAAGCGCCCCCTGGACGGCATCCGCGTCCTCGACGTCGCCACCTTCATCGCCGCGCCCTACGCCGCCGCCATCCTGGGCGAGTTCGGCGCCGAGGTGATCAAGGTCGAGCAGCCCCAGGGCGGCGACACCTTCCGCCGCTTCGGCTCCATCACGGAACGCGACGGCGATTCGCTGATGTGGCTGTCCGAAGCGCGCAACAAGGATTCCGTCACCCTGGACCTGCGCAAGCCCGAGGGCCGCGAGTTGTTCCTCAAGCTGGTCGCCAAGACCGACGTCATCGCCGAGAACTTCCGCCCCGGCACACTGGAGAAATGGGGCCTGGGCTGGGATGAGCTGCGTCGCGTCAATCCCGGCCTGATCCTGCTGCGCATCTCGGGCTACGGCCAGACGGGTCCCTACAAGGACCGGCCCGGATTCGCCCGCATCGCCCATGCCTTCGGCGGCCTGTCCTATCTGGCGGGCATGCCGGGCGACGTGCCGGTGACGCCGGGCTCCACCTCGCTGGCCGATTACATGAGCGGCCTTTACGGCGCCATCGGCGTGCTGCTGGCGCTGCGTCACAAGGACGCCACCGGCGAGGGCCAGGTCATCGACCTCGCCCTCTACGAATCCGTCTTCCGGGCGCTGGACGAGATCGCCCCGGCCTACGCCATGTTCGGCAAGGTGCGCGAGCGTGAAGGCGCCGGCACGGTCAACGCCTGCCCCCACGGCCACTTCCGCTGCGGCGACGGCAAGTGGGTGGCGCTGGCCTGCACCACCGACCGCATGTTCGCCCGCCTGTGCGAGGCCATGGAACGGCCCGAACTGGCCGATGCCGCCAAATGGGGATTGCTGCGCCACCGCCTGGCCGAACGCACCGACGTGGACGCCCTGGTCGGCCACTGGACCGCCACCCGCCCGCGCGAAACGGTGATGGAGCTGTGCCTGGAGTTCGAGGTGCCGGCGGCTCCCCTGAACACCATCGCCGACATCTTCGAGGACCCGCAATTCCAGGCGCGCGGCAACCTGCAGAATGTGGCCGATTCCGTCCTGGGCAGCGTGGTGGTGCCCGGCGTGGTGCCCAAGCTGTCGGCCACGCCCGGCCGGGTCGAAACCCTCGGCCCCCGCCTGGGCGAGGGCAACGGCCGGGTCTATGGCGGCTTGCTGGGCCTGAGCGAGACGGAAATCGCCGCGCTGAAGGGCAAGGGCGTTATCTGA
- a CDS encoding YfhL family 4Fe-4S dicluster ferredoxin gives MSLKITDDCTSCDACVSACPNEAISAGDVIYVIDASRCSECVGAEDSPQCQMVCPADCIVQHEVESKDALLAKYKAIHG, from the coding sequence ATGTCCCTTAAGATTACCGACGACTGCACCAGCTGCGACGCCTGTGTTTCGGCTTGCCCGAACGAGGCCATTTCCGCCGGCGACGTGATCTACGTGATCGACGCGTCCCGCTGCTCCGAGTGCGTCGGCGCCGAAGACAGCCCGCAGTGCCAGATGGTCTGCCCGGCCGATTGCATCGTTCAGCACGAAGTCGAGAGCAAGGACGCCCTGCTGGCCAAGTACAAGGCCATCCACGGCTGA